The following are encoded together in the Asticcacaulis sp. genome:
- a CDS encoding LacI family DNA-binding transcriptional regulator yields the protein MTQIKAPAAKEPSVSSAVSTINDVARLAGVSIKTVSRVMNDEPNVREETRTKVKEAAARLHYRPNLLARSLAGSRSFLIGLLYDNPSSSYVIDLQQGVIERCRQSGYHVLSEPQDSLAPDIGRAIASLLATIRLDGVILTPPLCDMAVVLDAVEAAGVPYVRVSPSLFPGRSALVEMDDTQAAYEMTQFLLARGHRDIGFVRGHPEHGSSHRRYDGFIKAMHEAGAEPHSRRIAQGFNSFASGLEAAKALFMDAANLPTAIFASNDEMAFGVMAYAQQTGVRIPDQVSVVGFDDTPGSMIIWPHLTTIRQPVTDLAYAAADMLLSRATADEDAPNFSDTRRELPFELVMRESAKAV from the coding sequence GTGACCCAGATCAAGGCGCCTGCCGCAAAAGAGCCGTCCGTTTCCAGCGCGGTTTCCACCATCAATGACGTGGCGCGGCTGGCCGGCGTATCGATCAAGACCGTTTCGCGGGTGATGAACGATGAGCCGAACGTGCGCGAGGAAACCCGCACCAAGGTGAAGGAAGCCGCCGCGCGCCTGCATTACAGGCCGAACCTACTGGCCCGGTCGCTGGCCGGTTCGCGCAGTTTCCTGATCGGTCTGCTCTATGACAACCCGTCGTCCAGCTATGTCATCGACCTGCAGCAAGGCGTGATCGAGCGCTGCCGCCAGAGCGGCTACCATGTGCTGAGCGAGCCGCAGGACAGCCTGGCGCCGGATATCGGCCGGGCGATCGCCTCGCTGCTGGCCACCATCCGCCTCGATGGCGTGATCCTGACGCCGCCCTTGTGCGACATGGCGGTGGTACTCGATGCCGTTGAAGCCGCCGGCGTGCCCTATGTGCGTGTCTCGCCGTCGCTTTTTCCCGGCCGCTCGGCTCTGGTGGAAATGGACGATACCCAGGCGGCCTATGAGATGACGCAGTTCCTGCTGGCGCGCGGCCACAGGGATATCGGTTTCGTGCGCGGCCATCCGGAGCATGGGTCTTCGCACCGGCGCTATGACGGCTTCATCAAGGCCATGCACGAGGCGGGCGCCGAACCGCATTCGCGCCGCATCGCGCAGGGCTTCAACAGTTTCGCCTCCGGGCTGGAAGCGGCCAAGGCGCTGTTCATGGATGCCGCTAACCTGCCGACGGCGATCTTTGCCTCCAATGACGAAATGGCCTTTGGTGTCATGGCCTATGCCCAGCAGACGGGCGTGCGCATTCCCGATCAGGTGTCTGTGGTGGGCTTCGATGATACACCGGGCTCAATGATCATCTGGCCGCACCTGACCACCATCCGCCAGCCGGTGACCGACCTGGCCTATGCTGCGGCGGATATGCTTTTGTCACGCGCGACAGCGGATGAGGATGCGCCGAATTTCAGCGACACACGCCGCGAACTGCCGTTTGAACTGGTGATGCGCGAGTCGGCGAAGGCGGTTTAG
- the eda gene encoding bifunctional 4-hydroxy-2-oxoglutarate aldolase/2-dehydro-3-deoxy-phosphogluconate aldolase, producing the protein MSTHPDVEKFMTMGPVLPVMVIPSLDQALPLADALLAGGIRALEITLRTDCALDAIKLISKERPDAVVGAGTVLTPKDAEKAEKAGAKFLVSPGLTKTLAHQDVLPLLPGVATSSEVMKALEWGFTHLKFFPAVPAGGVPYLKGIGGPLPQVKFCPTGGIDAKNAADFLALDNVLCVGGSWVAPAKAMNEGNWAEITRLAAEAVATFGKK; encoded by the coding sequence ATGTCCACGCATCCCGATGTAGAAAAATTCATGACCATGGGCCCGGTGCTGCCGGTGATGGTCATTCCGTCGCTCGACCAGGCCCTGCCCCTGGCCGACGCCCTGCTGGCCGGCGGCATCCGGGCACTGGAAATCACCCTGCGCACCGATTGCGCGCTGGATGCCATCAAGCTGATCTCGAAGGAACGTCCGGACGCCGTGGTCGGCGCCGGCACGGTGTTGACGCCGAAGGATGCCGAGAAGGCCGAGAAGGCCGGCGCCAAGTTCCTCGTTTCGCCGGGCCTGACCAAGACCCTGGCCCATCAGGATGTTTTGCCGCTGCTGCCGGGCGTGGCCACCTCGTCGGAAGTGATGAAGGCGCTGGAATGGGGCTTCACTCACCTGAAATTCTTTCCCGCTGTTCCCGCCGGCGGCGTGCCTTACCTCAAGGGCATTGGCGGCCCTCTGCCGCAGGTCAAGTTCTGCCCGACCGGTGGGATCGACGCGAAAAACGCCGCCGATTTCCTGGCGCTGGATAATGTGCTGTGCGTCGGCGGTTCGTGGGTGGCGCCGGCCAAGGCGATGAACGAAGGCAATTGGGCTGAAATTACCCGTCTCGCCGCCGAAGCCGTGGCGACCTTCGGGAAAAAATAA
- a CDS encoding glucokinase: MTKHFEASSVTTSFNRPLRGLVGDIGGTNARFAIAERRAGKTSLTSFKSLETAEHKDVYKALAAYFDMIGGKPELDYACVAVAGPVKNGHIKFTNLDWEVEEGLLAKATGARRARLINDYAGLAFALPHLEEGDTKCIGPVKQGFGDVHAVMGAGTGFGASVLVGGEFGPYCLSTESGHISFAPVNDYESEILRFLRKKHGRVTVEMLLSGPGLVNLYQAISSIRGELAEDLTPAQITHLEGEDATGSRYTVEAFLDIMASVCGDLALAHGAVSGMFIAGGIAPRLIKHVDELRFRARMEAKAPLAGMVAAIPSRIIIHPYAALLGSANALTDVQITA, encoded by the coding sequence ATGACAAAGCATTTCGAGGCCAGTTCGGTCACCACCTCTTTCAATCGCCCCTTGCGCGGGCTGGTGGGGGATATCGGTGGCACCAATGCCCGTTTCGCCATTGCGGAGCGTCGGGCAGGCAAGACCAGCCTGACCAGCTTCAAATCGCTGGAAACGGCGGAGCACAAGGACGTCTACAAGGCGCTGGCAGCCTATTTCGACATGATCGGTGGCAAGCCGGAACTGGACTATGCCTGCGTGGCCGTGGCCGGGCCGGTGAAAAATGGCCACATCAAGTTCACCAATCTCGACTGGGAAGTCGAGGAGGGGCTGCTGGCGAAAGCGACCGGTGCGCGCCGCGCCAGGCTGATCAATGACTATGCCGGCCTGGCCTTTGCGCTACCGCATCTCGAAGAGGGCGACACCAAGTGCATCGGTCCGGTGAAACAGGGCTTTGGCGATGTCCATGCCGTGATGGGGGCGGGCACCGGCTTCGGCGCTTCGGTGCTGGTGGGCGGTGAGTTTGGCCCCTACTGCCTGTCGACGGAAAGCGGTCACATCTCGTTCGCGCCGGTCAATGACTATGAGAGCGAAATCCTGCGTTTCCTGCGCAAGAAGCACGGCCGCGTGACGGTGGAAATGCTGCTGTCCGGGCCGGGCCTGGTCAATCTCTATCAGGCGATTTCCTCGATCCGCGGCGAACTGGCCGAAGACCTGACGCCGGCGCAGATCACCCATCTGGAAGGCGAGGACGCCACCGGATCGCGCTATACGGTCGAAGCCTTCCTCGACATCATGGCCTCGGTGTGCGGTGACCTGGCCCTGGCGCATGGCGCGGTATCGGGCATGTTCATTGCCGGCGGCATCGCGCCGCGCCTGATCAAGCATGTCGACGAACTGCGTTTCCGCGCCCGCATGGAGGCCAAGGCGCCGCTGGCGGGCATGGTGGCCGCCATTCCGTCACGTATCATCATTCATCCGTATGCGGCGCTGCTCGGTTCGGCGAATGCCTTAACCGACGTGCAGATTACGGCTTAA
- the edd gene encoding phosphogluconate dehydratase produces the protein MTTLHPVIAEVTARIIERSKDLRKQFMARADRYKANEPRRKKLSCANYAHVVAASSDNDKLQQALDSVPNIGIVTAYNDMLSAHQPYHDYPEKLRVMARQFGATTQVAGGVPAMCDGVTQGRPGMELSLFSRDVIAMSTAVSLSHDAFDAALMLGICDKIVPGLVIGALSFAHLPIIFVPSGPMGSGLPNPEKAKVRTLYALGEVGRDALLAAEMASYHSAGTCTFYGTANSNQMLMEMMGLHVPGAAFVHPGTPLRDALTQCAVERAAKSAENSKNPSRMADVIDAKAIVNGVIGLMATGGSTNHALHLPAMARAAGVILTWEDMDKISSVVPLLARVYPNGSADVNHFHAAGGMGFVIKELLNAGLMHADVQTIWGQGMADYAKEPVLQNGEVVWRDAPEHSLDENILRPASNPFSPEGGLREVKGNLGTSIAKVSAVKLEHQIVEAPCVVFDDQDDFLAAFKAKQLPEGDFICVVRFQGPKANGMPELHSLTPSLSSILDAGRKVALVSDGRMSGASGKVPAVIHLTPEAVDGGPIAKLKNGDVLRVDCVAGTIDFLGDAAEFSQRTNADRPPEADGMGRELFAHMRRSVGPADQGGAVFW, from the coding sequence ATGACAACACTGCATCCCGTTATCGCTGAAGTGACTGCGCGTATCATCGAGCGCTCGAAGGATCTGCGTAAGCAATTCATGGCGCGCGCCGACCGCTACAAGGCGAATGAGCCGCGCCGCAAGAAGCTCTCCTGCGCCAATTATGCCCACGTCGTGGCCGCCTCTTCGGACAATGACAAGTTGCAGCAGGCGCTCGATTCCGTGCCTAATATCGGCATAGTCACCGCCTATAACGACATGCTGTCGGCGCACCAGCCCTATCACGACTACCCCGAAAAACTTCGTGTCATGGCGCGTCAGTTCGGCGCCACCACGCAGGTTGCCGGCGGCGTGCCGGCCATGTGCGACGGCGTGACGCAGGGCCGCCCTGGCATGGAACTGTCGCTCTTTTCGCGCGATGTCATCGCCATGAGCACTGCCGTGTCGCTCAGCCATGACGCCTTCGATGCCGCCCTGATGCTGGGTATCTGCGACAAGATCGTGCCGGGCCTGGTCATCGGCGCCTTGTCGTTTGCCCACCTGCCGATCATCTTCGTGCCATCCGGCCCGATGGGCTCCGGCCTGCCGAACCCGGAAAAGGCCAAGGTCCGCACCCTGTATGCGCTCGGCGAAGTCGGCCGCGATGCCCTGCTGGCCGCCGAAATGGCCTCCTATCATTCCGCCGGCACCTGCACCTTCTACGGTACGGCCAATTCCAACCAGATGCTGATGGAAATGATGGGGCTGCATGTGCCGGGCGCCGCCTTCGTCCATCCGGGCACGCCGCTGCGTGACGCCCTGACGCAGTGCGCTGTCGAGCGCGCGGCGAAATCGGCCGAGAACTCCAAAAATCCGTCGCGCATGGCCGATGTCATCGACGCCAAGGCCATCGTCAACGGCGTCATCGGCCTGATGGCCACCGGCGGCTCGACCAACCACGCCCTGCACCTGCCAGCCATGGCGCGTGCTGCCGGCGTGATCCTGACCTGGGAAGACATGGACAAGATTTCGTCCGTGGTGCCGCTGCTGGCGCGCGTCTATCCGAATGGCTCGGCCGATGTGAACCACTTCCATGCCGCCGGCGGCATGGGTTTTGTCATCAAGGAACTGCTGAACGCCGGCCTGATGCACGCCGATGTCCAGACCATCTGGGGGCAGGGCATGGCGGATTACGCCAAGGAGCCTGTGCTGCAAAACGGCGAGGTCGTCTGGCGCGATGCGCCCGAACACAGCCTCGACGAAAACATCCTGCGTCCGGCTTCCAATCCGTTCTCGCCGGAAGGCGGGCTGCGTGAGGTCAAGGGCAATCTCGGCACCTCGATCGCCAAGGTCTCGGCCGTCAAGCTGGAGCACCAGATCGTTGAAGCGCCGTGCGTGGTGTTCGACGACCAGGATGATTTCCTGGCGGCCTTTAAGGCCAAACAACTGCCGGAAGGCGATTTCATTTGCGTCGTCCGCTTCCAGGGGCCAAAAGCCAACGGAATGCCGGAACTGCACAGCCTGACGCCGTCGCTTTCCAGCATCCTTGATGCCGGCCGCAAGGTCGCTTTGGTCTCTGACGGCCGCATGTCGGGGGCATCGGGAAAGGTGCCTGCCGTTATCCACCTGACGCCGGAAGCGGTTGACGGCGGACCGATTGCGAAACTCAAGAACGGGGACGTGCTGCGCGTCGATTGCGTGGCCGGCACCATAGACTTCCTCGGAGATGCCGCCGAGTTTTCACAAAGAACAAATGCTGATCGGCCACCAGAAGCCGACGGCATGGGACGGGAACTTTTTGCGCACATGCGTCGTTCGGTAGGACCGGCCGACCAGGGTGGCGCCGTTTTTTGGTAA
- the pgl gene encoding 6-phosphogluconolactonase, with translation MTEAAHKLNVSEDVLTWNAHGKTVTVHCFANTQRAGTYIADAIADSLRQAIDQRTKAVWIGCGGTTPKPIYQHLIHAELDWSKVTLAQVDERFVPVDDAASNTRMMREALAPVLADKDHSGMAFLTLIQDIDDQDSCAEKAEKTLRDLNGGEAPRFDFALMGMGPDTHYASIFPHNPINAEVYTTQRLVLPVLPHTDGSEPKLPRITLSVPAINNSRRILFYITGQAKLDALKSATEDTDPYTSPIGAFIAQCPTDVEFVWAS, from the coding sequence ATGACTGAGGCCGCGCACAAGCTCAACGTCTCGGAAGACGTATTAACTTGGAATGCCCACGGCAAGACCGTGACCGTGCATTGCTTCGCCAATACGCAGCGCGCCGGCACCTATATCGCCGACGCCATTGCCGACAGCCTGCGTCAGGCCATCGATCAGCGCACCAAGGCGGTCTGGATCGGTTGTGGCGGCACCACGCCGAAGCCGATCTACCAGCACCTGATCCATGCCGAACTGGACTGGTCGAAGGTGACCCTGGCCCAGGTCGATGAACGCTTCGTGCCGGTCGATGACGCGGCCTCGAATACGCGCATGATGCGCGAGGCTCTGGCGCCGGTTCTGGCGGACAAGGACCATTCGGGCATGGCGTTCCTGACGCTTATTCAGGATATCGATGACCAGGACTCTTGCGCCGAAAAGGCAGAAAAGACCCTGCGTGATCTGAATGGCGGCGAGGCGCCGCGTTTCGATTTCGCCCTGATGGGCATGGGGCCGGATACGCACTACGCCTCGATATTCCCGCATAATCCCATCAATGCCGAGGTCTATACGACGCAGCGACTCGTTCTGCCGGTTCTGCCGCATACGGATGGTTCCGAGCCGAAATTGCCGCGCATTACCTTAAGCGTGCCGGCGATCAATAATTCGCGCCGTATTCTTTTCTACATCACCGGTCAGGCCAAGCTCGATGCGCTCAAAAGCGCGACCGAGGACACCGACCCCTATACCTCGCCGATCGGCGCGTTTATCGCGCAATGTCCGACCGACGTCGAATTCGTCTGGGCAAGTTGA
- the zwf gene encoding glucose-6-phosphate dehydrogenase, whose amino-acid sequence MSASSASNGARQPVFVLVGGTGDLAMRMLWPSLAMLDQEGFLADNLRIISVAREDCGTEVCVDRIGNAVTSRFGEWTTPEALSRFRKRIVHVALDAAHDDWGSKLKAELGDPETLDIVFFLSVSPSLFKPICEHIEKAGLNKAPNRVIIEKPIGRDLATSKVINDSVAHAFAEDRTFRIDHYLGKETVQNLIALRFGNMVFEPLWNSQSIDHIQITIAETVGVADRLGYYDEYGAIRDMLQNHLLQLLCLLAMEPPSALTSDALRDEKVKVLRSLKAITAENVLTNTARGQYGPGFADGHPVAGYEAEKGSPSNTETFVAIKAEIANWRWAGTPIYMRTGKCLPSRTTEIVIQFKPLPHSIFGPEAQANRLLIRLQPEEDISLTLMNKAPGLTAEGVHLQPLDLSLSLIKAFDDSRDGKPPRRRIAYERLILDALNGNNAQFVRRDEVEAAWTWVDGIIKAWHEKDMKPQKYPAGTFGPVSAFSLIERDNGRMWND is encoded by the coding sequence ATGTCGGCATCTTCTGCAAGTAATGGCGCGCGCCAACCGGTTTTTGTTCTTGTCGGTGGTACGGGCGACCTTGCCATGCGCATGTTATGGCCGTCGCTGGCCATGCTCGATCAGGAAGGCTTTCTGGCCGATAATCTGCGCATCATTTCCGTGGCCCGCGAAGACTGCGGCACCGAGGTCTGCGTCGATCGCATCGGCAATGCCGTCACCAGCCGGTTCGGCGAATGGACCACGCCCGAAGCTCTGAGCCGGTTCCGCAAGCGCATCGTCCATGTGGCGCTCGATGCCGCCCATGACGACTGGGGCTCCAAGCTGAAGGCCGAACTCGGCGATCCCGAAACACTCGATATCGTCTTCTTCCTGTCGGTGTCGCCGTCGCTGTTCAAGCCGATCTGCGAACATATCGAAAAGGCCGGTCTCAACAAGGCGCCCAACCGCGTCATCATCGAAAAGCCGATCGGCCGCGACCTCGCCACCTCGAAGGTGATCAACGATTCCGTCGCCCATGCCTTCGCCGAAGACCGCACCTTCCGTATCGATCACTATCTGGGCAAGGAAACGGTTCAGAACCTGATCGCCCTGCGTTTCGGCAATATGGTCTTCGAGCCGTTGTGGAATTCGCAGTCGATCGATCACATCCAGATCACCATCGCCGAAACGGTCGGCGTGGCGGATCGCCTCGGCTATTACGACGAATACGGCGCCATCCGCGACATGTTGCAGAACCACCTGCTGCAACTGCTCTGCCTGCTGGCCATGGAGCCGCCCTCGGCCCTGACCTCGGACGCCCTGCGCGATGAAAAGGTCAAGGTGCTGCGCTCGCTTAAAGCCATCACCGCTGAAAACGTGCTGACCAATACGGCGCGCGGCCAGTATGGCCCCGGCTTCGCCGACGGCCATCCGGTGGCCGGCTACGAGGCGGAAAAGGGTTCGCCGTCCAATACCGAGACCTTCGTCGCCATCAAGGCCGAGATCGCCAACTGGCGCTGGGCCGGCACGCCGATCTATATGCGCACGGGCAAGTGCCTGCCGTCGCGCACTACGGAAATCGTCATCCAGTTCAAGCCGCTGCCGCACTCGATCTTCGGGCCCGAGGCCCAGGCCAACCGCCTGCTGATCCGCCTCCAGCCGGAAGAAGACATTTCGCTGACCCTGATGAACAAGGCGCCGGGACTGACCGCCGAGGGGGTTCACCTCCAGCCGCTCGATCTCAGCCTGTCGCTGATCAAGGCGTTTGACGACAGCCGCGATGGCAAGCCGCCGCGCCGCCGCATCGCCTATGAGCGCCTGATCCTCGATGCGCTCAATGGCAATAATGCCCAGTTCGTGCGCCGCGACGAGGTCGAGGCCGCCTGGACCTGGGTGGATGGCATCATCAAGGCGTGGCACGAGAAGGACATGAAGCCGCAAAAGTACCCGGCCGGCACCTTCGGTCCGGTCAGCGCCTTCAGCCTGATCGAACGCGATAACGGGCGCATGTGGAATGACTGA
- a CDS encoding phosphoenolpyruvate carboxylase: MDQVHAAAFDAYRGLVYDDPHFLNFFRTVTPVDEVSNLKIGSRPASRTASGKIEDLRAIPWVFAWSQTRFMLPGWYGFAAAVRDLAISDDVLKEMMQWDFFEVFIANMEMALAKTDVEIAGLYAGLAGEPEEAARIYAKIKFEFDDTVALILRLRGAPYLLSTHERLRNQIERANPLLGSLNRLQVYLLGIRRHGNRHKLVQLAMQLTVNGIASALRNTG; the protein is encoded by the coding sequence ATGGACCAGGTTCATGCGGCCGCCTTTGATGCCTATCGCGGCCTGGTTTATGACGATCCGCACTTCCTCAACTTCTTCCGCACGGTGACGCCGGTGGACGAGGTAAGCAATCTCAAGATCGGCTCGCGCCCGGCTTCGCGCACGGCGTCGGGCAAGATCGAGGATCTGCGCGCCATTCCGTGGGTCTTCGCCTGGTCGCAGACGCGCTTCATGCTGCCGGGCTGGTATGGTTTCGCTGCGGCGGTGCGCGATCTGGCGATCAGCGACGACGTGCTGAAGGAAATGATGCAGTGGGACTTCTTCGAGGTTTTCATCGCCAATATGGAAATGGCCCTGGCCAAGACCGACGTGGAGATTGCCGGGCTTTATGCGGGCCTGGCCGGTGAACCGGAAGAGGCGGCGCGCATCTATGCCAAGATCAAGTTCGAGTTCGACGATACGGTGGCGCTGATCCTGCGCCTGCGCGGCGCGCCCTATCTGCTCTCGACGCATGAGCGCCTGCGCAACCAGATCGAGCGCGCCAATCCGCTGCTGGGTTCGCTCAATCGTTTGCAGGTCTACCTGCTGGGCATCCGCCGCCACGGCAATCGGCACAAGCTGGTACAACTGGCCATGCAACTGACGGTCAACGGCATTGCGTCCGCCCTGCGTAATACGGGGTAA
- a CDS encoding phosphoenolpyruvate carboxylase, translating into MTDTVLNHVKQHIGLLDGYLSEAVHEFGKAEVMDKVEALKDKTFDFSALSESEAAHIARIMTCMSMLSVISEDVGQLGKIDSFESADGSMQPISLANAVASARQSGVDRAEIDATLSSILASPVFTAHPTEMRRASIVERETEIATLLQAYEKAANPGEKKQVGDDLYRAVALLWNTRLNRPERITVRDEINNLIGAVKRSILPALVTLYTEWGRDIPHEGPLPDVLKLGSWIGGDRDGHPHVDEVTLRYAYREQARVAFDFYLVHLDKLDTELTMSDEVTPVSDALQELARKSLNTDIHRVDEPYRRAIAHIRQRLLRTRAEILGESVGSRAGDTSVAAPAYESCAAFLFDLRVIRNSLASNGGRRMIGATLKTLIRIARSCGFHLLALDLRQNSDVHERVIADLFTQSSELIDYLGMSESERCSLLFAELANDRILRWDYASYSDETRKELRIVDAAAEIVKTFGPEAFGAYVISKAGSVSDILEPLVLLKQAGLVRGGPQPHCMMKISPLFETIGDLEAAPEIMKKWLGNFAVRSLMGRPALQEVMLGYSDSNKDGGYTSSRWSLHKASKAIKAVCDKAGVQLRLFHGRGGSVGRGGGPAFAAILAQPEGTVGGQIRVTEQGEMIARKFGNVVTAHKTLDSFAAATFLGDGAEARAEDGGPYGRCEAGGKIHTADGPGSCGRL; encoded by the coding sequence ATGACCGACACTGTCCTCAACCACGTCAAGCAACATATTGGCCTCCTTGATGGCTATCTCAGCGAAGCCGTCCACGAATTCGGCAAGGCCGAGGTCATGGACAAGGTCGAGGCACTGAAGGACAAGACTTTCGATTTCAGCGCCTTGAGTGAATCGGAAGCCGCGCATATCGCCCGCATCATGACCTGTATGTCCATGCTGTCGGTCATTTCCGAGGATGTCGGCCAACTCGGCAAGATCGACAGTTTCGAGAGCGCCGACGGCTCCATGCAGCCGATCAGCCTGGCCAATGCCGTGGCCTCGGCCCGGCAGTCTGGTGTCGACAGGGCCGAGATTGACGCCACGCTCAGCAGTATACTGGCCTCGCCGGTCTTTACCGCCCATCCGACGGAGATGCGCCGCGCCTCGATCGTGGAGCGTGAAACGGAAATCGCCACCCTGTTGCAAGCCTATGAAAAGGCCGCCAATCCGGGCGAGAAGAAGCAGGTGGGAGATGATCTCTACCGCGCCGTGGCGCTGCTGTGGAACACGCGCCTCAACCGGCCGGAACGCATCACGGTGCGCGACGAGATCAACAACCTGATCGGCGCGGTCAAGCGCTCGATCCTGCCGGCCCTGGTGACGCTCTATACCGAGTGGGGCCGCGACATCCCGCACGAGGGACCGCTGCCGGACGTGCTCAAGCTGGGTTCGTGGATCGGCGGTGACCGCGACGGCCACCCGCATGTCGATGAGGTGACCCTGCGCTATGCCTACCGCGAACAGGCGCGCGTGGCTTTTGATTTCTATCTGGTCCATCTCGACAAGCTCGATACCGAACTGACCATGTCGGACGAGGTGACGCCGGTCAGCGATGCCCTTCAGGAACTGGCGCGCAAGTCGCTCAATACCGATATTCACCGCGTCGATGAGCCTTATCGCCGCGCCATCGCCCATATCCGGCAGCGCCTGCTGCGGACGCGCGCGGAAATCCTTGGGGAATCAGTGGGCAGCCGCGCCGGCGATACCTCGGTCGCTGCGCCGGCCTATGAAAGCTGCGCCGCCTTCCTGTTTGACCTCAGGGTGATCCGCAATTCCCTGGCGAGCAATGGCGGCCGCCGGATGATCGGCGCCACGCTCAAGACGCTGATCCGCATTGCCCGCTCCTGCGGCTTCCACCTGCTGGCGCTCGACCTGCGGCAGAATTCCGATGTGCATGAACGTGTTATCGCCGACCTCTTTACCCAGTCGTCGGAACTGATCGATTATCTCGGCATGTCGGAAAGCGAGCGCTGTTCGCTGCTCTTCGCCGAGCTGGCAAATGACCGGATTCTGCGCTGGGATTATGCCAGCTATTCCGATGAAACGCGTAAAGAGCTACGCATTGTCGATGCGGCGGCGGAGATCGTGAAAACCTTCGGGCCGGAAGCCTTCGGCGCCTATGTTATTTCCAAGGCCGGTTCGGTGTCCGATATCCTGGAGCCGCTGGTGCTGCTGAAACAGGCTGGTTTGGTGCGCGGCGGGCCGCAGCCGCACTGCATGATGAAGATATCGCCGCTGTTCGAGACCATCGGCGACCTGGAGGCGGCGCCGGAGATCATGAAGAAATGGCTGGGCAATTTCGCCGTCCGCTCGCTGATGGGCCGCCCGGCGCTGCAGGAAGTCATGCTCGGCTATTCCGACTCGAATAAAGACGGCGGCTATACCTCTTCGCGCTGGTCGCTGCACAAGGCGTCCAAGGCGATCAAGGCGGTGTGCGACAAGGCTGGCGTGCAGTTGCGCCTGTTCCACGGTCGCGGCGGCTCGGTCGGTCGCGGCGGCGGTCCGGCCTTCGCGGCGATCCTGGCCCAGCCGGAAGGCACGGTCGGCGGGCAGATCCGCGTCACCGAACAGGGCGAGATGATCGCGCGCAAGTTCGGCAATGTCGTCACCGCCCACAAGACGCTCGACAGCTTCGCGGCGGCCACCTTCCTCGGCGACGGTGCCGAAGCGCGGGCCGAAGACGGCGGCCCATACGGCCGATGCGAAGCTGGAGGAAAAATTCACACCGCTGATGGACCAGGTTCATGCGGCCGCCTTTGA
- a CDS encoding response regulator, with amino-acid sequence MASLERVRFLVVDDNAHMINIVKTLLRGFGVTQIFEARDATEAFHRLKHDSIDICITDYQMEVLDGVEFVKLVRNSSDSPNRYVPIIMLTAHSERSKVIAARDAGTNEFCCKPVTAIELRRKLVAIVDYPRPYIKTATGNYFGPDRRRKQDPKYHGEERREGWSEDHRPPTGRKRNTSAGSGTFDEDEGS; translated from the coding sequence TTGGCGAGCCTCGAACGGGTCCGTTTCCTGGTGGTGGACGATAACGCCCACATGATCAATATCGTCAAAACCCTGCTGCGCGGGTTTGGCGTCACCCAGATATTCGAGGCGCGCGATGCCACTGAAGCCTTTCACCGCCTGAAACACGACTCAATCGACATCTGCATCACCGACTACCAGATGGAGGTGCTGGACGGGGTCGAGTTCGTCAAACTGGTGCGCAATTCCTCCGACAGTCCGAACCGCTACGTGCCCATCATCATGCTGACGGCCCATTCGGAGCGGTCCAAGGTGATCGCCGCGCGCGACGCCGGCACCAATGAATTCTGCTGCAAGCCGGTGACTGCCATCGAACTGCGCCGCAAGCTCGTCGCCATCGTCGATTATCCGCGTCCCTATATCAAGACCGCCACCGGCAACTATTTCGGCCCCGATCGCCGCCGCAAGCAGGATCCGAAATACCATGGCGAAGAGCGCCGCGAAGGCTGGAGCGAGGATCACCGCCCACCCACCGGCCGCAAACGCAATACCTCGGCCGGCAGCGGCACCTTTGACGAAGACGAGGGCAGTTAA